The following are encoded together in the Neomonachus schauinslandi chromosome X, ASM220157v2, whole genome shotgun sequence genome:
- the SLC10A3 gene encoding P3 protein isoform X2, producing the protein MVFRRDRGNSQWWPGRGGGGGCPGPLGMFRAFLLLVSLPLGAQGIASANLSTALGRTVPRTGGQYLSIGDGSVMEFEFPEESEGIIVISSQYPGQGNRTGPGPMLRVTSLDTEVLTIKNVSAITWGGGGGFVVSIHSGLPGLAPLHIQLMDPHEAPPMLIEERRDFCIKVSPAEDTPTTLGTDLVHFSENPILYLLLPLIFVNKCSFGCKVELEVLKGLLQSPQPMLLGLLGQFLVMPFYAFLMAKVFMLPKALALGLIITCSAPGGGGSYLFSLLLGGDVTLAISMTFISTVAATGFLPLSSAIYSRLLSIHETLHVPISKILGTLLFIAIPIAAGVVIKSKLPKFSQLLLQVIKPFSFVLLLGGLFLAYRMGVFILSGVRLPIVLVGLTVPLVGLLVGYCLATCLKLPVAQRRTVSIEVGVQNSLLALAMLQLSLRRLQADYASQAPFIVALSGTSEMLALVIGHFIYSSLCPVP; encoded by the coding sequence ATGGTGTTTAGGAGGGACAGGGGCAACTCCCAGTGGTGGCCTGGACGGGGAGGCGGGGGAGGTTGCCCTGGCCCCCTAGGCATGTTCAGGGCTTTCTTGCTACTTGTCAGCCTGCCTTTGGGAGCCCAGGGAATAGCCAGTGCCAACCTCAGCACAGCTCTGGGCCGTACTGTGCCACGGACAGGGGGCCAGTACTTGAGCATTGGGGATGGCTCTGTGATGGAGTTTGAGTTCCCAGAGGAGAGCGAGGGCATCATTGTGATCTCGAGCCAGTACCCAGGCCAGGGCAACAGGACAGGGCCTGGCCCCATGCTGAGGGTCACCTCCTTGGACACAGAGGTGCTGACCATCAAGAATGTGAGTGCCATAACCTGGGGCGGTGGGGGCGGCTTTGTGGTGAGCATCCACTCGGGCCTGCCTGGGCTGGCCCCACTCCACATCCAGCTCATGGACCCCCACGAGGCCCCACCCATGCTAATTGAGGAACGGAGAGATTTCTGCATCAAGGTCTCACCTGCTGAAGACACCCCCACCACCCTTGGCACCGACTTGGTCCACTTCTCAGAGAACCCAATACTCTACTTGCTCCTGCCTCTTATCTTTGTCAACAAGTGTTCATTTGGGTGCAAAGTAGAACTCGAGGTTCTGAAGGGGCTCCTGCAGAGCCCCCAGCCCATGCTGCTGGGCCTCCTAGGCCAGTTCCTGGTCATGCCCTTCTATGCTTTCCTGATGGCCAAGGTCTTCATGCTGCCCAAGGCCCTGGCTCTAGGCCTCATCATCACCTGCTCGGCGCCCGGCGGCGGGGGGAGCTACCTCTTCAGCCTCCTCCTTGGAGGGGACGTCACCCTGGCCATTTCCATGACTTTCATCTCAACAGTGGCTGCCACCGGTTTCCTGCCATTGTCCTCAGCCATCTACAGCCGCCTGCTCAGCATCCATGAAACACTCCACGTGCCCATCTCCAAGATCCTGGGGACCCTGCTGTTCATCGCCATCCCCATAGCAGCAGGCGTGGTGATCAAGTCCAAGCTCCCCAAGTTCTCCCAGTTGCTGCTGCAGGTCATCAAGCCCTTCAGCTTTGTGCTTCTCCTGGGTGGCCTCTTCCTGGCCTACCGCATGGGGGTCTTCATCCTGTCAGGCGTCAGGCTGCCCATCGTGCTGGTGGGCCTCACAGTGCCCCTGGTTGGCCTCCTGGTGGGCTACTGCCTGGCCACATGCCTGAAGCTGCCAGTGGCCCAGCGGCGGACGGTCAGCATTGAGGTAGGGGTACAGAACAGCCTGCTGGCCTTGGCCATGCTGCAACTGTCCCTCCGTCGCCTTCAAGCAGACTACGCCTCCCAGGCCCCCTTCATTGTAGCACTAAGCGGCACCTCAGAAATGCTGGCCTTGGTCATTGGCCACTTCATCTATAGCAGCCTGTGCCCAGTCCCCTGA
- the SLC10A3 gene encoding P3 protein isoform X1, with product MQSWTKASREELCRQRTQHRARPGPWTLLQTTRRHQWGCSPKPQRAWAHGPLGGAMVFRRDRGNSQWWPGRGGGGGCPGPLGMFRAFLLLVSLPLGAQGIASANLSTALGRTVPRTGGQYLSIGDGSVMEFEFPEESEGIIVISSQYPGQGNRTGPGPMLRVTSLDTEVLTIKNVSAITWGGGGGFVVSIHSGLPGLAPLHIQLMDPHEAPPMLIEERRDFCIKVSPAEDTPTTLGTDLVHFSENPILYLLLPLIFVNKCSFGCKVELEVLKGLLQSPQPMLLGLLGQFLVMPFYAFLMAKVFMLPKALALGLIITCSAPGGGGSYLFSLLLGGDVTLAISMTFISTVAATGFLPLSSAIYSRLLSIHETLHVPISKILGTLLFIAIPIAAGVVIKSKLPKFSQLLLQVIKPFSFVLLLGGLFLAYRMGVFILSGVRLPIVLVGLTVPLVGLLVGYCLATCLKLPVAQRRTVSIEVGVQNSLLALAMLQLSLRRLQADYASQAPFIVALSGTSEMLALVIGHFIYSSLCPVP from the exons ATGCAAAGCTGGACCAAGGCCTCCAGG GAAGAGCTCTGCCGTCAAAGAACACAGCACAGGGCCAGGCCCGGCCCATGGACCCTTCTCCAGACAACCCGACGGCACCAGTGGGGCTGCTCTCCTAAGCCACAGAGGGCCTGGGCACACGGTCCTCTGGGAGGAGCCATGGTGTTTAGGAGGGACAGGGGCAACTCCCAGTGGTGGCCTGGACGGGGAGGCGGGGGAGGTTGCCCTGGCCCCCTAGGCATGTTCAGGGCTTTCTTGCTACTTGTCAGCCTGCCTTTGGGAGCCCAGGGAATAGCCAGTGCCAACCTCAGCACAGCTCTGGGCCGTACTGTGCCACGGACAGGGGGCCAGTACTTGAGCATTGGGGATGGCTCTGTGATGGAGTTTGAGTTCCCAGAGGAGAGCGAGGGCATCATTGTGATCTCGAGCCAGTACCCAGGCCAGGGCAACAGGACAGGGCCTGGCCCCATGCTGAGGGTCACCTCCTTGGACACAGAGGTGCTGACCATCAAGAATGTGAGTGCCATAACCTGGGGCGGTGGGGGCGGCTTTGTGGTGAGCATCCACTCGGGCCTGCCTGGGCTGGCCCCACTCCACATCCAGCTCATGGACCCCCACGAGGCCCCACCCATGCTAATTGAGGAACGGAGAGATTTCTGCATCAAGGTCTCACCTGCTGAAGACACCCCCACCACCCTTGGCACCGACTTGGTCCACTTCTCAGAGAACCCAATACTCTACTTGCTCCTGCCTCTTATCTTTGTCAACAAGTGTTCATTTGGGTGCAAAGTAGAACTCGAGGTTCTGAAGGGGCTCCTGCAGAGCCCCCAGCCCATGCTGCTGGGCCTCCTAGGCCAGTTCCTGGTCATGCCCTTCTATGCTTTCCTGATGGCCAAGGTCTTCATGCTGCCCAAGGCCCTGGCTCTAGGCCTCATCATCACCTGCTCGGCGCCCGGCGGCGGGGGGAGCTACCTCTTCAGCCTCCTCCTTGGAGGGGACGTCACCCTGGCCATTTCCATGACTTTCATCTCAACAGTGGCTGCCACCGGTTTCCTGCCATTGTCCTCAGCCATCTACAGCCGCCTGCTCAGCATCCATGAAACACTCCACGTGCCCATCTCCAAGATCCTGGGGACCCTGCTGTTCATCGCCATCCCCATAGCAGCAGGCGTGGTGATCAAGTCCAAGCTCCCCAAGTTCTCCCAGTTGCTGCTGCAGGTCATCAAGCCCTTCAGCTTTGTGCTTCTCCTGGGTGGCCTCTTCCTGGCCTACCGCATGGGGGTCTTCATCCTGTCAGGCGTCAGGCTGCCCATCGTGCTGGTGGGCCTCACAGTGCCCCTGGTTGGCCTCCTGGTGGGCTACTGCCTGGCCACATGCCTGAAGCTGCCAGTGGCCCAGCGGCGGACGGTCAGCATTGAGGTAGGGGTACAGAACAGCCTGCTGGCCTTGGCCATGCTGCAACTGTCCCTCCGTCGCCTTCAAGCAGACTACGCCTCCCAGGCCCCCTTCATTGTAGCACTAAGCGGCACCTCAGAAATGCTGGCCTTGGTCATTGGCCACTTCATCTATAGCAGCCTGTGCCCAGTCCCCTGA